In Gracilibacillus salitolerans, the sequence CCAGTTCCGTCCCCTTCAATAAAAGGAATGACTGGTTTATCAGGTGTTTGCACAACACCATTTTCTACAGTAATTTTTTGACCCATAATTCAAATTCCTCCTAGATTCATTAATATTTATATCATTTTCAAAAAGAAAATGGTTAACGTTGATTAATATCCACATATACTTGTTTTTGTGGACCTACATATTCTGCACGTGGTCTGATTAAACGGTTGTTCTCATATTGTTCTAAAATATGTGCAATCCAACCTGAGAAACGACTCATCGCAAAAATTGGAGTGTAAAGATCATGTTTAATCCCTAAACTATGGTACACCGAAGCGGAGTAGAAATCAACATTGGCTGGTAAGCCTTTTTCCGCTTTAATATATTCTTCTATCTTCACGGACATATCATACCATTTTTCCGTTCCTTGACGTGCTGTTAATTCTTTGGACATTTTCTTCAAATGTTTCGCACGCGGGTCACCATTTTTGTAAACACGGTGGCCCATCCCCATGATCTTTTCTTTATTAGCCATTCTTTCTTTCACATATGGAATCGCATTATCGACTTCACCGATTTCAAGCAGCATTTCCATTACACGCTCATTAGCACCACCATGAAGCGGTCCTTTAAGCGCACTGATTGCAGCAGTAATACCTGAATAAATATCAGACAACGTCGCAACACATACACGTGAAGTGAATGTTGATGCATTTAATTCATGGTCTGCATGAAGTACTAATGCCTTGTTAATCGCTTCTGTTTCTAAGTCACTTGGCTCTTTTCCATTTAGCATATAAAGGAAGTTTGCTGCATAGCTTAAGCCTTGTTTCGGTTGTATGATATCCTTTCCATCGCGAATACGAGAAAAAGCAGTTACAACAGAAGCTACCTTTGCTTGCAGGCGGACAGCTTTACGATTATTGGCCTCATCAGTCATCTCATCAGCTTCCGGATCATATAATCCAAGTAGTGAAACAGCTGTTCTTAGAGCAGCCATTGGATGAACATTATGTATATCATAAGACTTAAAATGTTCTACTACTCCATCTGGTAGTGTCA encodes:
- the citZ gene encoding citrate synthase, with the protein product MSTTKGLEGIVAAESKVSSIIDDQLTYVGYTIDDLAENASFEEVVFLLWNKRLPNKEELAELEKDLFENMTLPDGVVEHFKSYDIHNVHPMAALRTAVSLLGLYDPEADEMTDEANNRKAVRLQAKVASVVTAFSRIRDGKDIIQPKQGLSYAANFLYMLNGKEPSDLETEAINKALVLHADHELNASTFTSRVCVATLSDIYSGITAAISALKGPLHGGANERVMEMLLEIGEVDNAIPYVKERMANKEKIMGMGHRVYKNGDPRAKHLKKMSKELTARQGTEKWYDMSVKIEEYIKAEKGLPANVDFYSASVYHSLGIKHDLYTPIFAMSRFSGWIAHILEQYENNRLIRPRAEYVGPQKQVYVDINQR